A region from the uncultured Holophaga sp. genome encodes:
- a CDS encoding ABC transporter ATP-binding protein: MQIKSPWWWKLVAPHRRTLLAGLGATVVCSVAASWVPYWSGRAVKALEQGQWHRSRQALIWMLVFTAVAGIGRYLMRNILIGLSRTVEREQREELYDFLLSRPSAFYERQQVGDLMSRIGDDVSTVRMATGPGIMSFLATLSLLPVTLGLMFHTSPSLAVAVLIPFGFLAAGFYVIGRWSHVIQQKMQVVNSRITTFSHEAISGERVVQAFGLEEDRVREFQELSETHARLSIRQSVLWGAYGPVAMLMGGVSLLALVAYGGSQVLKGRLHIGDLTAFSGYLVALGWPIMSLGWAANLFQRGRAGQERIDVVLASPEPPLPPFAHPGLPGAPLALEAVGLGSRFESGRGLGPLDLRLAAGGSLAVVGGIGSGKTILLQLLAGLRKPGQGQLWVDGRVLDREGLRLHWAGIGWVPQEAFLFSATLRENLALGRPDAPEEELWEVARVVCLDDLIRRLPMGLDTVVGERGVVLSGGERQRTALARALLRRPRLLLLDDALSAVDADTESRILENLRGFLGQATLVLTTHRVFVADLCEQVVVLEEGRIIQHGSARELTQVPGAFARLRTLQSLERSLEAPEGAGQS, translated from the coding sequence GTGCAGATCAAGAGTCCCTGGTGGTGGAAGCTGGTGGCCCCGCACCGGAGGACTCTCCTGGCGGGGCTCGGGGCCACGGTGGTCTGCAGCGTGGCCGCCTCCTGGGTGCCCTATTGGTCCGGGCGTGCCGTCAAGGCCCTGGAGCAGGGGCAGTGGCACCGCTCCCGCCAGGCCCTCATCTGGATGCTGGTCTTCACGGCCGTCGCTGGCATCGGTCGCTACCTGATGCGCAACATCCTCATCGGGCTCTCCCGCACCGTCGAGCGGGAGCAGCGCGAGGAACTCTACGACTTCCTCCTCTCCCGCCCCTCCGCCTTCTATGAACGCCAGCAGGTGGGGGATCTCATGAGCCGCATCGGGGACGATGTGAGCACCGTGCGCATGGCCACGGGACCGGGGATCATGAGCTTTCTGGCGACCCTCTCTCTCCTGCCCGTGACCCTGGGGCTCATGTTCCACACCAGCCCCTCCCTGGCGGTGGCGGTCCTGATCCCCTTCGGCTTCCTGGCGGCGGGCTTCTACGTGATCGGGCGATGGAGTCATGTCATCCAGCAGAAGATGCAGGTGGTCAACTCCCGCATCACGACCTTCAGCCACGAGGCCATCTCCGGGGAGCGGGTGGTCCAGGCCTTCGGGCTGGAGGAGGATCGGGTGCGGGAGTTCCAGGAACTCAGCGAGACCCATGCCCGCCTGAGCATCCGCCAGAGCGTCCTCTGGGGGGCCTACGGCCCGGTGGCCATGCTCATGGGCGGGGTCTCCCTCCTGGCTCTGGTGGCCTACGGTGGCAGCCAGGTCCTGAAGGGGCGCCTGCACATCGGTGACCTGACGGCCTTCTCGGGCTATCTGGTGGCCCTGGGCTGGCCCATCATGTCCCTGGGCTGGGCGGCGAACCTCTTCCAGCGGGGCAGGGCGGGGCAGGAGCGGATCGATGTGGTGCTGGCATCGCCGGAGCCCCCCCTGCCGCCCTTTGCCCACCCGGGGCTGCCGGGGGCCCCCCTGGCTCTGGAGGCGGTGGGGCTGGGTTCCCGCTTCGAATCGGGGCGGGGGCTGGGGCCCCTCGATCTCAGGCTGGCCGCCGGAGGCAGTCTGGCGGTGGTGGGGGGCATCGGCTCGGGCAAGACCATCCTGCTCCAGCTTCTGGCGGGACTCAGGAAACCCGGCCAGGGGCAGCTCTGGGTGGATGGGCGGGTGCTGGACAGGGAGGGGTTGCGGCTCCACTGGGCCGGGATCGGCTGGGTGCCCCAGGAGGCCTTCCTCTTCTCGGCGACCCTCCGGGAGAACCTCGCCCTGGGGCGTCCGGACGCTCCCGAAGAGGAACTTTGGGAGGTGGCCCGCGTGGTCTGCCTGGATGACCTGATCCGCCGTCTTCCCATGGGCCTTGACACGGTGGTGGGGGAGCGGGGCGTAGTCCTCAGCGGCGGGGAGCGCCAGCGCACGGCCCTGGCCAGGGCGCTCCTGCGGCGCCCCCGCCTGCTCCTCCTGGACGATGCGCTAAGTGCCGTGGACGCTGATACCGAGAGCCGCATCCTCGAGAACCTCCGGGGCTTCCTGGGGCAGGCCACCCTGGTCCTCACCACCCACCGGGTCTTCGTGGCGGATCTCTGCGAGCAGGTGGTGGTGCTGGAGGAGGGGCGGATCATCCAGCATGGCAGTGCCCGGGAGCTCACCCAGGTCCCCGGTGCCTTCGCCCGTCTCCGCACCCTCCAGAGCCTGGAACGCTCCCTGGAGGCTCCGGAGGGGGCGGGGCAGAGCTGA